One genomic segment of [Phormidium] sp. ETS-05 includes these proteins:
- a CDS encoding TIGR01777 family oxidoreductase yields the protein MRVAITGATGFVGPRLVAQLQARGDEILVLTRNVERTRRVFPAATFPKVNIAAYKPGESGDWQGLIAGYDGVVNLAGAAIAEERWTDDRKREIMDSRKLGTAKIVEAILAANPKPKVLVNSSAIGYYGTSETAAFDETSPPGGDFLAAVCREWEAQAQKVTAGGTRLAIVRTGIVLGKEGGALAKMIPAFQLFAGGPIGSGRQWFSWIHRDDLVSLIIRALDDAQFQGVVNAVAPNPVRMGEFCKTLGAVMNRPSWMPVPEFVPQLLLGEGAKVVTEGQQVLPKRTLDLGFEYQYPTLKPALTQIFSSR from the coding sequence ATGAGAGTTGCCATCACAGGTGCCACGGGATTTGTCGGACCTCGCTTAGTAGCGCAGTTACAGGCTCGTGGAGACGAAATCTTGGTGTTGACGCGGAATGTGGAGCGGACCCGCCGCGTCTTTCCCGCCGCCACCTTCCCCAAAGTCAACATCGCCGCCTACAAACCAGGGGAGTCTGGGGATTGGCAGGGGCTAATTGCCGGTTATGATGGGGTAGTGAACCTCGCTGGTGCGGCTATTGCCGAGGAACGCTGGACAGACGATCGGAAGCGGGAAATCATGGATAGCCGCAAACTAGGCACGGCGAAAATTGTGGAAGCCATCCTCGCCGCCAACCCCAAACCCAAGGTTTTGGTGAATTCTTCGGCGATCGGCTACTACGGCACCAGCGAAACCGCCGCTTTTGACGAAACCAGTCCTCCGGGGGGTGATTTTCTCGCCGCCGTCTGTCGGGAGTGGGAGGCGCAAGCGCAAAAAGTGACGGCGGGGGGGACCCGGTTGGCGATCGTCCGTACAGGCATTGTTTTAGGCAAAGAAGGTGGAGCCTTAGCCAAAATGATTCCCGCCTTCCAACTATTTGCCGGAGGACCCATTGGCAGCGGGCGTCAGTGGTTTTCTTGGATTCATCGCGATGATTTGGTATCCTTAATCATCCGCGCTTTGGATGATGCCCAGTTTCAAGGCGTCGTCAACGCGGTTGCCCCCAACCCCGTGCGCATGGGAGAATTTTGTAAAACCCTCGGAGCAGTGATGAACCGACCATCTTGGATGCCGGTTCCCGAATTTGTCCCGCAATTGCTATTAGGTGAAGGCGCCAAAGTCGTCACCGAAGGGCAGCAAGTGCTACCGAAACGCACTTTAGACCTGGGATTTGAATATCAATATCCCACCTTAAAACCCGCTTTGACACAAATATTCTCATCTAGGTAG
- the ureE gene encoding urease accessory protein UreE: MFIFTQILPPDASGVSHYTLSLTADDRTRSRHRFTTEEGETVSLNLPRGTILQHGDRLASETGETVLLVTAKPEPIFTVTAHNPLDLLRAAYHLGNRHVSLEITPDYLRLSPDSVLKSMLQQMGLQVIEEIAPFFPETGAYHHHHNHE, encoded by the coding sequence ATGTTTATTTTCACTCAAATTTTGCCGCCAGATGCCAGCGGTGTTAGCCACTATACGCTATCATTAACAGCGGACGATCGCACCCGCAGCCGCCATCGCTTCACCACCGAAGAGGGAGAGACAGTATCTCTTAACTTACCCAGAGGCACAATTCTGCAACATGGCGATCGATTAGCCTCAGAAACCGGAGAAACCGTCCTCCTCGTCACCGCCAAACCCGAACCCATTTTCACCGTTACCGCCCATAACCCATTAGACTTATTAAGAGCTGCCTATCATTTAGGCAATCGTCACGTTTCCTTAGAAATTACACCAGATTATTTACGTCTTAGTCCCGATTCTGTGCTAAAATCAATGTTGCAACAAATGGGATTGCAAGTCATAGAAGAAATTGCCCCCTTTTTCCCTGAAACGGGGGCCTATCATCACCATCATAATCACGAATAA